The Lytechinus pictus isolate F3 Inbred chromosome 14, Lp3.0, whole genome shotgun sequence genomic sequence CAAAAGTCAGGTCTGTTAGAAACGCCAACAGATACCTCAGATCTTACAGAAATGTTATCTGGTGGCGCTGTGAAAGAATGTCTCACAGAAGATGATCTCTTTGAATCGCCAATAGCTGTGAAAGGCCATGCTTTCTTTCTTGGGGAAAAGCTTTTCCCTAATCATATCAAGCAGAAGTATCTCTTTCCATATTTTGCTGATTTTGGAATTGAGTTGATGTTTGAGAGAAATATGTTTGATGAAGGCTTGAATGTGTTGAATAGTGCCCTTGCATTGGAATGGATAGGTGAATTGAAGTTAGGATCTGTCGCGATGCACCTGGCTTTTGAAAGTGAGAGATTGGAGGATGAGCTTCGTACACCATTCCATGCATGTGCGGATGAATTGTTGGGTTCGTATGAATCCATTCTGAGTAAAGTTTCGATAGACATTATGTTTGATCATTTGGACTTTCTAACAACCTCTTTTGGGCAAATCCTCCTCTTTGAAGTTTTCTTTTGCCCTGACATGTATCACTTGAAATCTCTACTGCAAGCAGTAGAGAAGTCAGTGAAAGTTATCCATGGCAAAATCTTAAGTGGGAAAAGTGACAAGTTTGCCGAGATGCCATCAGTGACCTTCTACATGATGTATTTCCTATTGGGTGCATACGAAGATGGAACTGACAAGATGCCTCCTTGGCTTCCTGATCATATCCAGTATGTGATATTCAAACTGCTGTTCTATGACAATGCTTCTTACAAGGACAGCAGTGGATTCAACCTACTCCACCTAGTAGCACAGTGTGTCCAAGCAGCTGGTGACAATGGCTACCTGTTGGATCTTGCCAAGGCCTTTGTGCGTCATGGATGTCCAATAGATGTGGTCAATAATGAGGGTAAAACTGCCCGTGGTATCTTGGAAGAGGTTGGACCTGACAAGCATGAGTTTGTTTCAGAGTTTCTGACGTTAGTGAGCCCACCAACCACAGTCCTACGCCTAGAGGAACTTGCCATCAGAACAGTCTTACGGCACCACATCAGTTACAGGGACGCACTTCCTCTAAGTTTGTGTGAGATGATAGAAGGCAGCACTGAGGAATGTGATTTAGAAAGAGTTGATGACTACTGTAGATATAGTAAAGGTGATCTTGAGGATGAAAATGAGGATGATAGTGAGGATTTTAGTGACGATAGTAAGGACGAGGATTTTAGTGATGATAGTAAGGACGGGGATTACAGTGAGTGGACAAGTGATTAGGTACATTGTCAAAAGCCAGAGTCCTTCCCCCGGGAATCATGCAAGCAGCTTTTCATTTAAAATCATCACAGTCCACCATAGACAAAATAATGGGGAAAGCTGCTGTAGTAACTGAAAGTGGGAAGGAAAGGAACCAGTCCTTTCCATTTCTGTATTCCTATACCCAACAAGTTTCTTACAACTTtgcagtttttgtctcacctgcatagcagagtgagactatcggcgccgcttttccgacggcggcggcggcgtcaacaccaaatcttaacctgaggttaagtttttgaaatgacagcataacttagaaagtatatggacctagttcatgaaacttggccataaggttaatcaagtattactgaacatcctgcctgagttgcatgtcacatggccaaggtcaaaggtcatttagggtcaatgaacttagaccatgttggggaatcaacatcaaaatcttaacctaaggttaagtttttgaaat encodes the following:
- the LOC129284181 gene encoding protein fem-1 homolog C-like isoform X1, translated to MASTSSCLETAPDQAGDLSSLILKGKVGEDVLKVYAKDGQIDSPDKEGKTPLMIACLHSLKQTVQSLLVNGADPNSRNGKDGNTPMHYACMVVANSSLDRFYVTSERMVTKLGIIKLLVSHGAETVQDNQDGWSPVCVASLYLLTDVVDFLLSLDTTSLKTKIKAMEILGVSQATWDDTDSVNDAFQTFSKVISIRQKSGLLETPTDTSDLTEMLSGGAVKECLTEDDLFESPIAVKGHAFFLGEKLFPNHIKQKYLFPYFADFGIELMFERNMFDEGLNVLNSALALEWIGELKLGSVAMHLAFESERLEDELRTPFHACADELLGSYESILSKVSIDIMFDHLDFLTTSFGQILLFEVFFCPDMYHLKSLLQAVEKSVKVIHGKILSGKSDKFAEMPSVTFYMMYFLLGAYEDGTDKMPPWLPDHIQYVIFKLLFYDNASYKDSSGFNLLHLVAQCVQAAGDNGYLLDLAKAFVRHGCPIDVVNNEGKTARGILEEVGPDKHEFVSEFLTLVSPPTTVLRLEELAIRTVLRHHISYRDALPLSLCEMIEGSTEECDLERVDDYCRYSKGDLEDENEDDSEDFSDDSKDEDFSDDSKDGDYSEWTSD